The segment GCGTCGTGCCTCGGAACTCACCGGTTGCGAGATCCTTGGCAAGGCGGAGTTCATGAACCCCGGCGGTTCGGTGAAGGACCGCACCGCACTCGGCATCGTGCGCGACGCCGAGGAGCGCGGGTTGCTGCGCCCGGGCGGGCGCATCGTCGAGGGCACCGCAGGCAATACCGGAATCGGCCTCAGCCTGCTCGCCAATGCGCTGGGCTACCGCACCACGATCGTGATCCCGGAGACCCAGAGTCCCGAGAAGATCGACATGCTGATGCTGTGCGGCGCCGACTTGAAGCTGGTGCCCGCGGTAACGGCATCCGACCCGAATCACTATGTGAAGGTTTCGGGACGGCTGGCCGAAGAGCTGGCAGCGCGTGAAACGAATGGCGTGCTGTGGGCGAACCAGTTCGACAACACGGCCAATCGCGACGTGCATCGCGACACCACCGGGCGCGAGATCTGGGAGCAGACCGGTGGCGGCGTCGATGGCTTCATCTGCTCGGTGGGTACCGGCGGCACGCTGGCCGGGGTTGCGGACTATCTGCGCGCACGCAAACCGCAGGTGCGCATCGGGCTTGCCGACCCGGGAGGAGCGGCGCTGTGCAACTACTACACGCACGGCGAGTTGCGTGCGACCGGCGAGTCGATCACCGAAGGCATCGGGCAGACACGGATCACCGGCAACCTCGACGGGTTCACGCCGGATTTTGCGTGTCAGGTTCCGGATGAGGAGGCGCTGCCGTACGTCTTCGATCTGCTGGCACACGAGGGCTTGTGCCTGGGCGGTTCATCGGCGATCAATATCGCCGGTGCGGTGCGCCTTGCGCGCGAGCTCGGCCCCGGACACACCGTGGTCACGATCCTCTGCGATTACGGCACGCGCTATCAGAGCAAGCTGTTCAATCCCGCATTCCTGCGCCGGCGTCGGCTGCCGGTACCGGCGTGGCTCGATTGAGACCACGCCGGGCTCAGTTC is part of the Pseudomonadales bacterium genome and harbors:
- a CDS encoding cysteine synthase A, giving the protein MGYRSGLADLIGNTPLVRLRRASELTGCEILGKAEFMNPGGSVKDRTALGIVRDAEERGLLRPGGRIVEGTAGNTGIGLSLLANALGYRTTIVIPETQSPEKIDMLMLCGADLKLVPAVTASDPNHYVKVSGRLAEELAARETNGVLWANQFDNTANRDVHRDTTGREIWEQTGGGVDGFICSVGTGGTLAGVADYLRARKPQVRIGLADPGGAALCNYYTHGELRATGESITEGIGQTRITGNLDGFTPDFACQVPDEEALPYVFDLLAHEGLCLGGSSAINIAGAVRLARELGPGHTVVTILCDYGTRYQSKLFNPAFLRRRRLPVPAWLD